TTTTGCACATCCTCATTGTACATACGGGCAACATACCCCAATACTTCAGCAAGCTCTCCAGACTCTTCCCCTAGGGATACCATGCCTAAGGCAAGTTTTGGAACCCAAGGTCTTTGTGCGAACTCCTCGCTCAAAGAACTCCCCTGGGTCACTGCCTTTACCATCAACTTCATTTCATCACGAATCCCTTCGTAAGGGATGGCTCCATAGCCCAGCTCCAAGCCTTCTATTAGGGTGCCTCCTCCTTTTAAAATTGCTGAAGCTACAGAGCAAAAGCGTATCAAAGCTACCTTGACTAAGAACTTCTTCACAAAGGGGAAGGCAAAACAACACTTCTCAAAGAACCTCTTCCAGGGGATCTTTCTGCGAAATGCCATGCCGATCCCTATTCCGCCTCCTAAACCCAAAGCTATTGTGAGCTTATAAGTACATAAACACTCACTCAAACCAAATACAATCGTAGTTAACCTGTTGGGCTCGATATTTTCAAAACTCTCCCTCAACGAAGGAATCACCCCTAGGAGAAAAAATAAAATCACCATAATGGAGAAGCTCAATAAAATCAGGGGATAACTCAAGGCTGCCAAGAGCTTTTTTGAGATATGCGCGCGCTCCTCCAATACAGTAACAACGTTATTCAAACACTCTTCCAAAGCTCCGACGTTCTCCCCAGCTATGACAGCACTACAATAAAAGTTATCAAATATCTCCGGATGTACAGCCATAGCTTCAGATAATGCTCCTCCCGAGCGCAACACATCCATAAACGAAGATAACAATGTTGCTATCCCCTGCCCTTGATATTGATCTCTCAGGGAAGCTAAGCTTTCATATAGAGGCAATCCCGAGCGCAGCAGTAACGCAAGTTGCTTCGTCAAGACAATCAACTCCGTATTCTTAATACGGATACGACTGGGGGGAGCTTCTCGTATACCTAATACTTGGACTCCCTGCTGCATAA
This genomic stretch from Chlamydia pecorum E58 harbors:
- a CDS encoding type II secretion system F family protein — encoded protein: MPRYAYTYLDSREKKRRSFLEAAHLQEAQEKLMQQGVQVLGIREAPPSRIRIKNTELIVLTKQLALLLRSGLPLYESLASLRDQYQGQGIATLLSSFMDVLRSGGALSEAMAVHPEIFDNFYCSAVIAGENVGALEECLNNVVTVLEERAHISKKLLAALSYPLILLSFSIMVILFFLLGVIPSLRESFENIEPNRLTTIVFGLSECLCTYKLTIALGLGGGIGIGMAFRRKIPWKRFFEKCCFAFPFVKKFLVKVALIRFCSVASAILKGGGTLIEGLELGYGAIPYEGIRDEMKLMVKAVTQGSSLSEEFAQRPWVPKLALGMVSLGEESGELAEVLGYVARMYNEDVQKTLSCLTSWCQPVILILLGGIIGVIMLAILIPLTSNIQAL